A stretch of [Clostridium] innocuum DNA encodes these proteins:
- a CDS encoding DUF861 domain-containing protein: MKDVYIRKPNDKERRLLESCPIWEHEPAQWDAEYDERCETCLIIEGTAVVSGSDGQSYAFTRGDLVTFRPNMSCVWKVLEKIRKHYLFDMDTDEHSASS, translated from the coding sequence ATGAAAGATGTATACATAAGAAAGCCAAATGATAAGGAACGCAGGCTCTTGGAATCCTGTCCGATTTGGGAACATGAGCCTGCTCAATGGGATGCGGAATATGATGAACGTTGTGAAACATGTCTGATAATCGAAGGAACAGCAGTTGTGAGTGGCAGTGACGGCCAGTCCTATGCGTTCACAAGGGGGGATCTTGTGACCTTTCGTCCGAATATGAGCTGTGTATGGAAGGTACTGGAGAAAATCCGTAAGCATTATCTATTTGATATGGATACAGACGAACATAGTGCTTCGTCATAA
- a CDS encoding PTS sugar transporter subunit IIB gives MARIGLVRIDSRLIHGQVCTQWLYRTNSKKVYIVDDEGASNSFLSSIYKMACPVGVELETISTEEAGKRWQQDRLGDLEPIFVLFKNMPMAYKAYKAGFRYATLQVGGIGGGVGRKNIVGPISFDDNDAKMLDEMFQDGLEAYFQPVPDNQKVSWIDVKAKHYPNL, from the coding sequence ATGGCACGTATAGGTTTAGTCAGAATAGACAGTCGTTTGATACATGGGCAGGTATGTACGCAGTGGCTGTACAGGACGAATAGTAAAAAGGTGTATATTGTTGATGATGAAGGTGCGAGCAATTCCTTTTTGTCCAGCATTTATAAAATGGCATGTCCGGTAGGTGTTGAACTGGAAACGATATCGACAGAGGAAGCCGGAAAGAGATGGCAGCAGGATCGGTTAGGTGATCTGGAACCGATTTTCGTCCTGTTTAAAAATATGCCGATGGCCTACAAGGCTTATAAGGCAGGCTTTCGCTATGCTACCCTGCAGGTAGGTGGAATTGGCGGTGGTGTTGGACGAAAAAATATTGTCGGACCGATTTCGTTTGATGATAACGATGCAAAAATGCTGGATGAAATGTTCCAGGATGGATTGGAGGCTTATTTCCAGCCGGTACCGGATAATCAAAAGGTATCCTGGATTGATGTAAAGGCTAAGCATTACCCGAATTTATAA
- a CDS encoding class II fructose-bisphosphate aldolase yields the protein MLVSMLEILEKAKEGGYGVLAPNVFNEDSVRACIEAAVELDSPLIIDVLPDNHKDIVSFGKLICSMANEVRIPIALNLDHGDSFDACVKAIYGGFTGIMVDRSALSFEENARQVAEFKNICAPLGITVEAEFGQIADGCDYEEKRDEYLTDPVKAKEFVEKSGCDCLAVSIGEAHGEYTGKGPDIDFERLKEIKNLVDVPLVFHGGSFSGFENIAECCRIGTQKVNMGTDAYNYGLDCLFHDGRYQNGENIGARMAGDIMWAGYKERVMDYMKVTGSVGKNWIKIEN from the coding sequence ATGTTGGTATCAATGTTGGAAATCTTAGAGAAAGCGAAGGAAGGGGGATATGGTGTTCTGGCACCGAATGTTTTCAATGAAGATTCTGTCAGGGCTTGTATAGAAGCTGCAGTTGAATTAGATTCACCTCTTATTATTGATGTCTTACCGGACAATCATAAGGATATCGTATCCTTTGGTAAACTGATTTGTTCGATGGCGAATGAAGTGCGTATTCCAATTGCGCTGAATCTGGATCACGGAGACAGCTTCGATGCCTGTGTAAAAGCGATATATGGCGGGTTTACAGGTATCATGGTTGACCGCAGTGCATTGAGCTTTGAAGAAAATGCACGGCAGGTCGCGGAGTTTAAGAATATCTGTGCACCTCTTGGCATCACAGTGGAAGCGGAATTTGGACAGATTGCGGATGGTTGTGACTACGAAGAAAAGCGCGATGAATATCTGACAGATCCTGTGAAAGCAAAAGAGTTTGTTGAGAAATCAGGCTGTGACTGTCTAGCGGTATCCATTGGTGAAGCACACGGAGAGTATACCGGAAAGGGACCGGATATTGATTTTGAGCGATTAAAGGAAATAAAGAACCTGGTGGATGTACCTCTGGTATTCCATGGCGGCTCATTCTCAGGGTTTGAAAATATTGCGGAATGCTGCCGAATTGGTACACAGAAGGTGAACATGGGGACTGATGCTTATAATTATGGACTGGATTGTCTGTTCCATGACGGGCGTTATCAGAACGGAGAGAATATTGGCGCAAGAATGGCAGGCGATATTATGTGGGCAGGCTATAAGGAGCGCGTGATGGATTATATGAAGGTAACAGGTTCTGTCGGTAAAAACTGGATCAAAATTGAAAACTAA
- a CDS encoding fibronectin/fibrinogen-binding protein, whose protein sequence is MALDGLLLHQVQKELQSFLPAKLTKLQQISDTEMLFTIRTPKGTRRLMISLHSVYNRINLTQESYTTMETPGNFLMLLRKQIDGGILRSLNQVGLDRILHMVIEARDELGDIHDRHLYIELMGKYANMILVDEEGHILDALKRIPPFENNRRTIHPGALYQLPAPHTGKQDPYHYEKIDPSESFTKQFHGFSPLLSREVQYRMAQGENFDEILEQIRTSDTLYLSDVQDKTQFHCIPLTHLEVEARQYPLMKGMDLLFFQKEEKVRIKQQSGDLFRAVRKELHKNTSKYPKLQQTLEEAMDCDKYREYGDLLFTYMGSIKRRETVTLPSFETGKDIPIPLDMRFDIKGNANRYYQKYHKSKRAQAILQEQLALCEKEIRYFESMEVQLEQATVQDAMEIREELARQGYVKAVKTRIRKKKKQELPHYETFAFDDIYIYVGKNNLQNDYVTWRLGKKSDMWLHTKDVHGAHVVITCEQPDEELLRNAAMLAAWYSNARYSSSVPVNYCTIRQLKKIPGNKGSFVSLSNYKTIYIDPEPAQIQKLIDEHLITQKKH, encoded by the coding sequence ATGGCATTAGATGGATTACTGCTTCATCAGGTACAGAAAGAGCTGCAGAGCTTTCTGCCTGCCAAGCTTACAAAGCTGCAACAGATCAGCGATACCGAGATGCTGTTTACAATACGGACACCAAAGGGAACACGACGATTGATGATTTCCTTACACAGCGTATACAACCGTATCAATCTGACTCAGGAATCATATACCACGATGGAGACACCGGGGAATTTTCTCATGCTGCTGCGAAAGCAGATTGACGGAGGAATCCTTCGTTCTCTGAATCAGGTCGGTCTGGATCGCATTTTGCATATGGTGATCGAGGCAAGGGACGAGCTTGGTGATATCCATGACCGGCATCTTTATATCGAACTCATGGGGAAATATGCAAATATGATTCTGGTGGATGAGGAGGGGCATATTCTGGATGCCTTAAAACGCATTCCGCCGTTTGAAAACAACCGCCGCACCATTCATCCGGGAGCGCTTTATCAGCTGCCTGCACCGCATACCGGAAAGCAGGATCCCTATCATTATGAAAAAATAGATCCAAGTGAATCCTTTACCAAACAGTTTCACGGGTTTTCTCCGCTGCTTTCCAGAGAAGTGCAGTATCGTATGGCGCAGGGTGAAAACTTCGATGAAATTCTGGAACAGATTCGTACATCCGATACACTGTATCTGAGTGACGTGCAGGACAAAACCCAGTTTCACTGCATACCTTTGACACATCTGGAGGTGGAAGCACGGCAGTATCCGCTGATGAAGGGTATGGATCTGCTCTTTTTCCAGAAGGAGGAAAAGGTTCGCATCAAGCAGCAGAGTGGTGATCTGTTTCGTGCCGTGCGCAAGGAGCTGCATAAGAATACTTCAAAATACCCAAAACTGCAGCAGACGCTGGAGGAGGCAATGGATTGCGATAAATACAGGGAATACGGTGATTTACTGTTTACCTACATGGGAAGTATCAAGCGCAGGGAAACCGTCACACTCCCCTCTTTTGAAACTGGTAAGGATATCCCTATTCCGTTGGACATGCGCTTTGATATCAAGGGAAATGCCAACCGCTATTATCAGAAATACCACAAGAGCAAGCGGGCACAGGCTATCCTTCAGGAACAGCTTGCCCTATGCGAAAAGGAAATCCGCTACTTTGAATCCATGGAGGTCCAGCTGGAACAGGCGACCGTACAGGATGCTATGGAAATTCGGGAGGAGCTGGCACGACAGGGCTATGTCAAGGCTGTTAAAACCCGCATACGAAAGAAAAAGAAGCAGGAGCTTCCACATTATGAAACCTTTGCATTCGATGACATATATATCTATGTTGGTAAAAACAATCTGCAAAATGATTACGTTACCTGGCGTCTGGGAAAAAAAAGCGATATGTGGCTGCATACCAAGGATGTGCATGGAGCCCATGTGGTAATCACCTGTGAGCAGCCGGATGAGGAGCTTCTGCGCAATGCCGCCATGCTTGCCGCCTGGTACAGCAACGCCCGCTATTCCTCCAGTGTTCCTGTGAATTACTGCACGATTCGCCAGTTGAAAAAGATTCCCGGAAACAAGGGCAGCTTTGTTTCCCTGTCAAATTACAAAACCATTTATATCGATCCGGAACCGGCACAGATTCAAAAACTGATCGACGAACATCTGATTACACAGAAAAAGCACTAA
- the gmk gene encoding guanylate kinase — translation MKKGLLIIISGPSGVGKGTVRNCFMNDESLKLAYSISMTTRSPRQGEQDGVDYIFTTKEEFEQAIHDGELLEWAEFVGNYYGTPMSQVEKLRKEGKNVLLEIEVQGATQVREKCPEALTIFIIPPSMEELEKRIRGRRSEPEEIVQQRLAKASKEIKMVNNYKYIVCNDDPQLAADMISTIIKRHMEIDE, via the coding sequence ATGAAAAAAGGTTTATTGATTATTATCAGCGGACCAAGCGGTGTAGGCAAAGGAACTGTGCGTAATTGCTTTATGAATGATGAATCCTTAAAGCTGGCGTATTCCATTTCCATGACAACCAGATCACCAAGACAGGGTGAACAAGATGGCGTTGATTACATATTTACAACAAAGGAAGAATTTGAACAGGCAATCCATGACGGCGAGCTTTTGGAATGGGCAGAATTTGTAGGGAACTATTATGGTACTCCGATGTCACAGGTAGAGAAGCTGCGCAAGGAAGGCAAGAATGTATTGCTGGAAATCGAGGTACAGGGCGCTACACAGGTACGTGAAAAATGTCCGGAGGCGCTGACCATCTTCATTATTCCGCCAAGCATGGAGGAATTGGAAAAACGGATACGGGGCAGAAGAAGTGAGCCGGAGGAAATTGTACAGCAGCGTTTAGCCAAGGCAAGTAAGGAAATCAAAATGGTTAATAATTACAAGTACATCGTATGCAATGATGATCCGCAGCTGGCAGCGGATATGATTTCCACAATTATTAAGCGTCATATGGAGATTGACGAATAA
- the gdhA gene encoding NADP-specific glutamate dehydrogenase has product MAKLDYVKEAVVKRNPNDAEFIQAVDEVLLSLEKVAGKHPEYIEKGVFERIVEPERQIIFRVPWVDDSGKLQVNRGFRVEFNSAIGPYKGGLRFHPSVNISIIKFLGFEQIFKNSLTGLPMGGGKGGSDFDPKGKSDAEIMRFCQSFMTELCKYIGPDTDVPAGDIGVGGREIGYMFGQYKRIRNEFTGVLTGKGLNWGGSLARTQATGYGLCYFTEAMLQANGTSFQGKKVVVSGSGNVAIYAAEKATQLGATVIAMSDSSGYIVDENGVNLDVMKEIKEVKRGRIREYADAVAGATFHASESIWNTPCDIALPCATQNELHKKDAETLIKNGCIAVCEGANMPTTPDAIEVLQANNVLYAPGKASNAGGVATSGLEMSQNSARLSWTFEEVDAKLKDIMENIFRTVSDTAMEYGLGKNYMAGANIAGFIKVADSMIDQGIV; this is encoded by the coding sequence ATGGCTAAGCTAGATTATGTTAAAGAAGCAGTCGTCAAACGCAATCCGAATGACGCAGAATTCATTCAGGCTGTTGATGAAGTCCTGCTGTCACTGGAAAAAGTCGCAGGTAAACATCCGGAATATATCGAAAAAGGCGTATTCGAAAGAATCGTCGAACCGGAGCGCCAGATCATCTTCCGTGTACCCTGGGTTGATGACAGCGGTAAGCTGCAGGTAAACAGAGGATTCCGTGTGGAATTCAATTCTGCAATCGGACCTTACAAGGGCGGACTTCGTTTCCACCCGAGTGTAAATATCTCTATTATCAAGTTTCTGGGCTTTGAACAGATATTCAAAAACTCTTTGACCGGTCTTCCAATGGGCGGAGGAAAAGGTGGAAGCGACTTTGATCCGAAGGGAAAAAGCGATGCGGAAATCATGCGCTTCTGCCAGAGCTTCATGACAGAGCTGTGCAAGTATATCGGACCGGATACTGATGTTCCTGCAGGTGATATCGGTGTCGGTGGACGTGAAATCGGTTATATGTTCGGACAATACAAGCGCATTCGTAATGAGTTCACCGGTGTTCTGACCGGAAAGGGCTTAAACTGGGGTGGTTCTCTTGCCAGAACACAGGCAACCGGCTATGGTCTGTGCTATTTCACAGAGGCCATGCTGCAGGCGAACGGCACATCCTTCCAGGGCAAGAAAGTCGTTGTCAGCGGAAGCGGAAACGTAGCCATCTATGCTGCGGAAAAAGCAACACAGCTGGGGGCAACGGTAATTGCCATGAGCGATTCCAGCGGTTATATCGTTGATGAAAACGGTGTGAATCTGGATGTGATGAAGGAAATCAAGGAAGTAAAACGCGGACGTATCAGGGAATATGCAGATGCGGTTGCCGGTGCGACTTTCCATGCGTCAGAAAGCATCTGGAATACCCCATGTGACATCGCATTGCCTTGTGCGACACAAAATGAGCTGCATAAGAAGGATGCGGAGACGCTGATCAAAAACGGCTGTATCGCTGTATGCGAGGGTGCCAACATGCCGACAACACCGGATGCCATTGAGGTATTACAGGCAAATAATGTTCTGTATGCTCCGGGTAAGGCAAGCAATGCAGGCGGTGTCGCAACCTCAGGACTGGAGATGTCACAGAACTCCGCTCGTCTGTCCTGGACCTTTGAAGAGGTGGATGCCAAGCTGAAGGACATCATGGAAAACATCTTCCGTACAGTGTCTGATACTGCTATGGAATACGGTCTTGGTAAAAACTATATGGCCGGAGCAAATATTGCAGGCTTCATCAAGGTTGCTGATTCCATGATTGATCAGGGTATCGTATAA